GAACGCTCAACATGCCGTCGGCACCATGTTGGAGCCGTGGCGGTGAAGGACAAACACATATTAGCCACTGGATACAATGGTGCTGCCGCTGGGCTTAAGGACTGCCTTAAGCTCGGCTGTCTCAGGGACGAGATGAACATACCGTCTGGGACGAGGCACGAGATATGCCGTGGTATTCATGCTGAGCAGAATGTAATCATACAGGCATCGCTTCACGGAGTCAGCCTCGAGGACGCCACGGTCTATGTCACCCATACTCCGTGCATACTCTGTGCCAAGATGCTGGTGAATGCCAAGATAAAGCGATTTGTTACTTTCGGAAAATATGCGGATGATTCTTTCTTGGAGCTATTCAACGAGGCCAGGGTAAAATTCGAGGTGCGGGAGAGGCCACCTGCCAAGATAACCTATTTGGATTAAGTTGCTGGTCTTAAGGAATCAAGCACATATTCAATTAAGGATGTTTTCTGGCGGCGATGTCTGGAGCTTCGATGTCTTTCCGTTGAGCAGATTGGGAGGGGAATAAACGCTCTCGAAATATCTGGCGACATCATCTTTGCTGGCGAAATCCTTTATCAGTAAACCAACCCGTTGCTTCTCATTGTTGTGACCATTGTTTTCACTGGTAACAACTGCGGTCAGCCTGATCTTATGGTTGCCTCTTGCTAATGCACCTTGCCTTTTCACGGCAGATCTTCCGTTCTTGTGTATTCCGTTAGAGATAATTAGCTTTACACGGTCGCCGAGCTGCAGTTTGGGACCCGTGTTTTCTAATCCTAT
This window of the Chloroflexota bacterium genome carries:
- a CDS encoding dCMP deaminase family protein, producing the protein MKKVTRPEVDEYFLKIASVVAERSTCRRHHVGAVAVKDKHILATGYNGAAAGLKDCLKLGCLRDEMNIPSGTRHEICRGIHAEQNVIIQASLHGVSLEDATVYVTHTPCILCAKMLVNAKIKRFVTFGKYADDSFLELFNEARVKFEVRERPPAKITYLD